In Cryptomeria japonica chromosome 5, Sugi_1.0, whole genome shotgun sequence, the genomic window AAAATTCCAAGAAGTTGATCCTTTCGAGAGATGAGGCTGTGAAAAGCCATTCTCTAGGAGCCCCCCTCaaatacttagcaaacataatGGAAGCCCATTTACTAGAAGGGTCCATATATAGCTTCCAGACAAGTTTAGCCTCCAAGGCTTTATTCTGGGGAACTAAGTCTCTGATACCCGAACCCCCCAACTCCTTAGGAAGACACACCCTATCCCAAGCTAAAAGAGGAATCTTCTTTTTACCCCCAAAGTTATCATCCCAAAGAAAGGATCTTAAAGACACCTTGAGATCATGAACAACCTTGGGAGGAGTTTTCAAAACagacatcaaataaataggaatgGCATTAAGCACTGACTTAATCAGAAGAATTTTACCAGCTAAAGTGagccatttatgattccaagaAGAAATTTTGGAAGATATCGCATGAACCAATTTATCCCAAAACAATGACTTATCTAATTCaacaaaaaaaggaatgcctaCATACTTACAAGGGAAGGAACCCACTTGAAAACCCAAAAAATGAGTCAATCTATTTTGAACTAGAGGGGAAACATTCAGGAAAAACACCTTTGATTTAAGACTATTAACTTTCTACCCAAAAAAGGAAGAGTAGTCATAAGAGAGTAGTCTTTTTGATAACTCTGGCTTCTACCAGAGAGGCTGAACCAAATAAGAGAGTATCATCCACAAAAAGACAATGGGATTGAGAAGTTAGATACCCATCAATTTTGATACCATTCCAAAGACCTAAAGATCTAGCATCAGAATGGCCCTACTTAAAGCCTCAACcataagaataaacaaaaagggggaAAGAGGATCCCCTCGCCTAACCCCTCGAGAGGAAGAGAAAAAACCAGTAGGAGAACCATTAAGAAAAACTAAAAAACGAGTAGAAGAAATGCAGGAAAAGACCCATTTAACCCAACTATAAGCAAAAGCAAAGTGATTCAGAACAAAAACTAAGGAATGCCAGTCTACCCGATCATAGGCTTTAAACATATCAAGTTTAAGAATCATAGTCAAAGTCTTCTGAAGTGAAATGGAATGCAGAATCTCATGTGCAACGATTGCACCCTCGGAAGTTTCCCTTCCAAGATCAAAACCACCTTGATCGATAGACATAATCCTAGGAACGAGCTTAGCCAACCTAACTGAAATTGCCTTAGTGATGATTTTATACAAAGTATTACAAAGAGCAATAGGACGAAAATCAAAGAAAGAGTTAGGATTGTCCACCTTAAGAATAATGGCAATAAGAGTACTAGTGTTTAGTTCTTTCAAAATAGTTCTATTTCGCCTAGACTCTTCAAGGGctaataaaacatcattccccacaaaatatttgatatattattattaattaatataaattttattcTATAGATATCTTCATTGTTAATTTATTATTTGTCAAATAGCATTCATAATTATTATTCCCtcatttaatgatgatgatgatgaatttttaatttttaatgatttaaattaatttatacaatctctaaaaatattttcattttctatacAAACAAAAATCTTCATTATTAACTTATTATTTGTCAAATAGCATCCATAATGATTACTCCAACATTTAGGGAAGAGGAtgatgaattttaaatttttttataaattgaattAATTTATACAATCtatacaaatatttttgatgtctaTATAGAAACAAAAAATTTCTTAGTAATATTCATGATTATTTATTTTGTCCTCTTTGTCTCTCTCACACACAGAGACATCATGTTTCTCcctatctatctctatatctctttcttatctctatttctctatttttatctatCCCTCTACCAGTCTCTTTCTCTATTTTTATCTATCCTTTTACCAGTCTCTATCTAAATCTCCCTCtttatcttcatctctacttttatcACTTTTATCTACTCTACACCAATCACACTATTGACGGGAACTTGATTCATTAAATCCTTTATTAAAATtgtatttaaaaaaattacaaatctgAAAAAAACTTATCCACAATAAACAATAAATTTATTTCTTTGTTCTTATATTAATTCAATACATAAATTGACATAAAAATAATTTAGAAAAATAGATAAAACAttatttatactgaagtaatgaaaaAGTACAATTTATAATTAGTAATATTCTACAAAAAGTACAATTTATAATTGAACAAGGTCTATTAATCCGTCTCCTCCTGCATATACCAGCTTGTTCTGCACTGTAACTTCTACAGAAGAAAGAGATTACTACTCAAACTTTACCAGTGACTCCAACCTTTGAACATTGAAAATGAGGCTGCCACGAAAAGAATCAACAATTAATAGTTAGATAAATTTCTATGGTTTTCTGTTTTTACTCTTAAAATCAtttttatcatataaacatttagaTTTATATTATAAAGCAGAGAAGCCATATGTAAAAGTGAGTCCAaaaaacaacaaagtatcaaatttttaaaaatattaaagctAAAATCTTATTTGAAATAGGGAAAAAGCACCAGTAgccatcatagctaacttcgcgcacttACAGATTCTAAatcttatttgatttttttttagttgtcttcgtatggaCTTAATGCACGCTGTGGCTGTGGAATcaattatgcgcacaaaggtcaaaaagtacacatttcaaagtgtcgtacttgttgacaaatgtcccaatagtggtgcacaaatggaccaattatgaacaaaaaattacaaaaaaatgatgctattggtacaaaacaaatttattaatggtgctATTGGAGGTTGTTATCTATTGAACCTCCTGCATGTGCTGCTTGACGGAAGGAGACTTGTAGTTTAGACATATGCTTGCTCATCTTTGTAATCTATTATATAAAGACATAGATGTTGacataatttcattaaaaaattatttaaaaaaaaaaaatcttattaaatTGATTGACTTTTATATGTTATATTAAACTCAATATAAGATTACAACAGTTAAAGGCCAGCAGAGTACAGTAGTTGCTGCTGAACAGTAAACCACTGCTGCAAAAAATATTAGAACAGCTTAAAATTGATCAACTGATGCTTGGCCATGCTAATTGCTTTGACAAAATTCTTGGTTACCTAGAGTTAATATATTTAATGCAAACCCAACAACAGAAAACAGCAAAAACAGTTTCTTGTGGTTCAGTAGTTGGCATAAGTGTTTTCGTTAGTTACTGCGTAGTATAGATTATTTGGTCTTATGAACatcattaaaaaatttaatttcattAGTCTAAAAATCTTATTTTTTCAACTCTGAGATCTCATTGACTGTTTGATCTTATAAATATTAGTAAAAAGTAAAAactttcattcattcatccaaagATTTCATTTTTTCTAACTCTTGGATCTCACTGTTTGGTCTGATGAACAACGCTAAAAAAAACTTTCATCAAATTCATAAAAAGTTCTCATTTTTCAACTCTGGATCTCATAGACTGTTTGATcttattgtcaaaaaaaaaaaaaaaaaaaaaatttatttatcttGAAATTTATTTTACCACTGAAAAATCCTTCTATCATAGCCCCCCGTGCCCCAAAAATGGGcatcacccaaaaaaaaaaaaaaccacaataGTTAAGATTCTAGTCATACTGTATGCCTTTTTCCTCCACAAGTTAAACAGTAACTGCAGAGCTTTCAGAAGAAGGGATTCTTATCATACTCTGAGTTCCTACATTACCTCATGATCAACATGGGATTCTGCTGGTGGCTTCTGGTGTTGCTTCTCTTCCATATTGACTTCACCTTCTAGAACTCCCTTCTGTCATATATAAACAAATGCCCAAAATGCAGTCATACATTACACAACTATTTTTAACTTCAGTACATTTTTATACAACATAATCTCAAGCTGcaatagaaaatttctcaaagCCTCATGTATACAAAATCTACCTCTGCACTATGGTCTGAAGAGCTTGCAGTGTCTTGAAGCCATGAACAATACTCATCTTCCTCCCCATGTTGCACCATTTTGAGCTTATATTTTGCAGCACTCCTGTCTGTACAAGAACAAGATGAAACACAATCCAGATCCTTTCTTTCACCATGTAATCCTATCATTCTTGCTGGATATGATGCAGATGTAGGCTGCTCTTGATCCTTGTCAGGCAAAGGCAGCAACTGTCTACCAGATGAGGCATCTGAAACCATGGAAGATTCTTCCTCATTGCCAGGAAATGTAATGCTTGATGCCCTCATAGAACTCATATGATTAATATAAAAGTGGGTGGTACTCTTATTAATGGATGAATTATCCAGATACATTGTCCACCCAGACTCAGAGATATCACCACTACTACTCATGTTGTGTGGCTTTAACTTCACAGTTTTATCTATGCTCTGCAAAACCACAGAGAAGTTTTGCAGCTGCACAAATGTGGGATAGAAGAAATTCTTCACCAAAGACCTATTATTACTTGTAgtgcaatttattttttttaatataaagaattaaaatttattaatcacaGAAGAAAATACAATACAACAATAGCCAACAGTTCAATAATATCAGTCTTATCTTCCACAACTAATTGTTCAAACACACGAAATAAGTCTAATGGCAAATCTCTTTATTCACAACATTTCAACCCTTCAATCATTCAGACGATCATTTGAACGATCATTTGACTAGACAATCTGCAACTCTATTCTATTCTTAAGAAATGTGAGAAAAAATAAATCTACTCAAACTAAAAAACTGTCTAATAACCACATCTAAATGGCAGTCATCAACATCTAATTGCTGATCATCCCATTTTCCCATAATTTCATCCCAAAGCCCAACAGCTAACACCAACTCCTCTTCTGACATTAGAATGTATCTCGATCTGAAATATCTCACTCTCTTGTCATCCACCCATCTTCTGAACACACTTTTGGGTGATGCTTAACTTGGCCTGTGTCTTAAATTGTGCCACTGTTTTTATCATCAGACTTCATTTCTTGTCTAATCAAAGTCCTTTCGGTGGTTTTCTCGAGTAGAGAGGCCTTTTAACCTCTGTCCTTGCCCACCAAAATCCATCTCTTTCTGTTATGATGGTACATTTCTCATAAATTTTATTGGTTTTTAGCTTCATACAGTTGTCAAATATCTTAGCTGTTCTGCTTCTGTACCACAGTAGTGCTCCCATGTCATATGTCATTGTTGAGCACAAATGAGTAGAGTCTTCTTAAAAATAGTATGTTCTAGTAAAAGGATgatcaaataaaatattatataataatagaaCCTCGTCAATTTTTGGACCACAGCCTCAAAATACTAATGAAAGTAGGCATGTGGCTCTGCAATATGCAGCTGTGCTGCTCAACAGCTTCTTGAGTTGAAGTTTCTATCTGTGGTCCTCAATAGCTACGTACACCTGGCAATATGTTCAAGCATTTGTACAAATATAAAGCAAGGTTTAAATCAATAGAATTGATCACTGTTACAATTAAAAAAGCAAACAAGTTGAATTAAGAAATTGTTAAACACGATCAAtgtttgttggtgaagttgaatggtttttAATGAGCTTATTAGGGATCAAGCTCCAACATCATGAGAAATGAGATCGGATCATGCCCTGGACGTTATAAAGCTAAGAAACTGCAATTGCGGCACCCATGTGATTGACAGATTAATGGAACTTTTCATTTACTGCTAATCAATTCTGTTCAGAGGCCTTTAttatgcacatgaaattaattgaggATAGGTTACTAGCACTACTACTGATATTTTCCAATTTCTTGGACAGAtctaataaattattttctaaCACTCTAGAGGTGATTAGAGGAGAGGGATCGGAAAATAAATCTTGGCATGTTGGATCCTTCTTTTAGAAATGTGAAATGGATTATTAGGGGAGAGGATGCAGTAGTTGAGCACATTAACTTGGTGCTTCTCGAAATCTCATGTGAAATTTTCAAATCACTCCTAATTTGTTACAACAACTTACTTgacaagtcccttgcttataactaaggtttcaaggccacatcatcaaagtGAGACCGATACTTATGCattaagtcatgttttattggtgtgttgatgcagcatcacatgatttgttgctttttagaactaaggaatacatttcattcaattatagaTAGTCATCAAcaacactaacaactttaaagtcacaactattggtacaaTGTTATCAAAAAATTCGGGCTTTAAAATCGGAACGCGCTCCATTGCTAGATCCATTCCCCCATCTATCTACAATTAAAGTTTGCCGGTTTGACCCATTGTACAACTTGCCACATCAATAAATTATTCTAACATAAGAAATTTGTTTGATGGGACCCCAATGAATTTAGAGAGTGCCTACAAAAAAGTGAGCAAGGTTTGTCATTTCAAAAATGAGATTAGAATTTAAAGAAATTGAAAACCAATCTCTTGTAGATATATTTATTAGATTAGAAAAGACAGTTAAACCTCtacaataaattttaattattcaaACTCTATATTGAAAATAAATTAGGTAAACTCAAATTGTAATCTACATTCTACATCGTACATTTTaaacttaaaatatttaaaaactatTAAAATTAGATTAGGTAATACCAAACTTGAAATCTAAATCTATACAAATTTAGGGATTAATGTAAACCTAAATTTTATTGAATCATAGTACAAAATGTAAACCATTAAATCCTCTTAAAACCCTCAATCATATAATGCAAATCATGTACAAATCCTAGATATCGTAAACTCTAAATTGTACATCTCAAATTGAACTAAACTCCAAACCCTATATCATAAATTATAATCCACACTTTCAATTTCCCTTAATGTCTGCTAAACCCTAAATCGAGAAATCAACACATTCAATtatgtgtatctatgtatgtattcatgcatgtacatgtttatgaatgcatgtgtatgtgtgtaggtgtgtatttgtgtgtatgtaggtatgtgtatgtgtatatatacaataTGTGTATTTATACATGAacatgcatacatgtatgtatgtacgtatgtaaaGATTACATGTATCCATACATGAacatgcatacatgtatgtatctatgtatctatGTAAAGAttacatgtatttatgtatgtaatgcATACGAGTATGAATGTTCGTGTGcaatatgtatacatgtgtgtaagTATATCCCAATAGTTTCACTTATTAAACTAATGGCATAGCACGTAGGGCGCTGATAAACACCCCTAATTTCATTTCCACTCCTTAAATTTATAATCTTCATACCCCCTCTATATACAATAGTATAATTAAAATACTCCCTATTTTCACCAAGTATCTTATATACATTTTTTTGCTACATTTTTATACCCTCTTATTATTAATACATTATCAATCAAGGGCATCACAAGATATCTTTATAACACTTCCATTGTACTTAAGATTTAAATTGTATACAATAATTGATATATTTGTTATTAGGGAGACTCTTTGTTAGAGTTGGCGTGGAATGGGTTTGGGGATTTAAATGTATAAAAAcagataaataaaatatatttgtagGATGACATATTTATCATTACTTATTTAGGTTTTCTTCTCAAAAATCTATGTTGCATCCCATACATTGAAGCCTCAATAATGAAAACCTAAATGAGCCGTGACAAAAATGTCACCCTACAAAAAGATTTGATTTAtcaattttatacatttcaaccccaaaaccctttacaaaccaACTCTAACAATGAATCTTCCTCATAAAAAATATCTCAATTACTGTATACATATTAATCTAAATTACAATGGAAGTGTTATAAAGATATCTTGTGATTCTTTTAGATAGGGACATGACATTACCAAAATGAGTGCAACAACTAGTATTAGGGAAACTTAGGTCTAGGATTGTATTGAATTTGCACAATTATCTTGTGATCAATATTTCCTTTGTTCACTACATTAGGATTGGAATTAAGTAGGTGTCCCTAAGATTATGAGGCTTTGACACAATACAAGATTGTGGTGTACATAAAAATAGCTTCACAACCTTGGTAAAAATAGCACAATGAATAGGATTTCTTTTGACTGACTTATAATACAAAGTGATATACATGGATGATTTGAAACACCACTTAAAACACCCCACCACCATTTTTTGCATACTTCTCAACCCCCAATACCTAAATTTAACACAATAATTAGACTATCCTCTTTCCCCATAAACCGAAACCATATATTGGGTCACATTTTAATTATGTTTAAAAAATAATATGCATTGACATGATAATGTATTTCTTATAGGTAAATCCCCCGagatgtatgtacatgtgtgtgtatgtatttgtatgtatgtatgtgtatatgtgtatttatatataggTGATTTAAATTAAATTTAGGTAATTTTTATATGTCAAGTGTATGGGTAGATGCTAGTTCTAGTATTGTCATGGATTTGATCCTCGAGATATGGGGAAATTGGTTTGAAAATTCATATGTAAAAATAATTTTAGTAATACAAAAGGGTGTAGACCATACGCCgctatttaattataaaaaaaaaagtgtCAAATAGGAGATATTTCCatagcaagtcaaattatgatattgctattatgATTCAACTATGTATTTTTTTACTCACACCCATTGACCCATTAttaatgagtagtggttcacaagaacccatctctcatgagaatgaatggtacacttagcactcattgcatctaggtgatgctcatagaggtgaagcaaTGGGCCTTCCCAGATGGTCACCTAGGAAGGTTTTGCAAATTGGGTTGCAAATTGAGTGGGCTTAACCTTGGAGAAAACTACATGGTTAAGTGCGCTCGATTTGGAGTAGTACCAGGATGGGTGACCTCTcgagaaggcccaatgcttcacctttgtgagcatcacctagatgcaaatgagtgctaagtgtaccattcacTCTCATGAGAGATGGATTCTTCTGAACCACTAATCATGAATAATGGGTTAGTgggtttgactcaaaaactacacagttgaatcctgatagcaatatcataatttgacttgttgtGTAAAATATATCCTACTTATCACTTGATGAGctaaggggctctataatgaataaCTCAcaaggcacaacacttgctgaaggttttgcaaatgggattgcaagctaagtgggcttaaccttggaggaaacttcaTGGTTAAGCACGCTCGAGTTAGAGTAGTGTTGGGATAGGTGACCTCCcaagaaggcccaatgcttcacctttgTGAGCATTACCGAGATttaatgagtgctaagtgtaccattcattctcatgagagatgagttcttgtgaaccactactcgtgaACCATGGGTCAATGGGTTTGACGCAAAAACTACAcggttgaatcctgatagcaatatcataatttgctttgttgtggaaaatatctcctacttatcacttgatgagctaaaggggctctatagtGAATGGTTTATAAATCACAAAACTTGCTAAAGGTTTTGCAAATGGAGTTGCAAGATGAGTGGccttaaccttggaggaaactccatggttaagcacaTCCGAGTTGGAGtggtactgggatgggtgacctcgtaggaaggcccaatgcttcacctctatgagaATCACCTAGATGAAATGAGTTCTatgtgtaccattcattctcatgagagatgggttcttgtgaaccactactcatgaatcatgggtcaatggatttgactcaaaaactacatggttgaatcctgatagcaatagcATAATTTGACTCATTGTGGAAATATCCCCTACTTATcacttgatgagctaaaggggttgtataatgaatggttcataaggaacAACACTTACTggaggttttgcaaatggggttgcaggTTGAGTAGGCTTAACCTTGGATGAAACTCCATAGTTAAGCATGCTCGAGTTGGAGCAGTACttggatgggtgacctcccgggaagttcCATTTCTTCACcattgtgagcatcacctagatgcaatgagtgctatgTGTACCattcattttcatgagagatgggttcttgttaACCAGTACTCATAAATCATGGGTTAATGGGTTTGACtcgaaaactacacagttgaatcttaATAGCAATATAATAATTTGACTCGgtatggaaaatacctcctacttatcactTGATGACATAAAGGGTCTCTATAATGAATGTCTCATAAGGAACAACACTTGATAAAGGCTTTACAAATGGGCTTGCAAGTTGAGTGGGTTAACCATGGAGGTTAAGCATGCTCCAGATGGAGTAGTACTAAGATGGGTGACTGTaatgatgaaaaattagggtttccaccattagatgtatgaaaccCACTAATTTATGACTTAAAGAtcatacattcaaaagagggttccaattgaatagatctagtcacaaaccaacaaggattaggactaggaattcaaattggattgGAGGGGGCGTTGATTATGTAAATTaataaaccctcttttgtaagttgaattgccaAAGTTTGGTTAAAAGTGTTGGAAATTGAGGtataaatgcataaacaataagctATAATTGAgggattgagccacaaacctagatctgagcaatgtAAGTAGATTCAGACTTGTTCCtagaaagagctcctaaaatgtcaggaccgtggtggtggtcgccctggtcctccaaactttttgcactccaatgggggattgattcatcactgcaaataatgcttattctaaagATCGCAGCTctgcacctatttcttgcacacaaaaagaaggggaaataggttgggaataggggtttgcctaagtcaaaccccagttttagaattaaccatgaaatagaaatgaaagataattgaattgcagtaatggaaatgttctctttttgagggagatgttgaataatgactaaaaacaCAAATTATATACCTCCTTGttaatttttgtttgtctccacatggaattagggtttcacgaagtcttcaacaacatgtaacatgaatgtcaactccaatgcctgaatcttgaccttattgttgctccaatgcttgaaggaagatGGATTTCTTGCACACTTGAATTTGAATTGTTGAATCGATTGACTAATATGACTGTTGGAtccaaattgtatatcaaaatgagaggggaaagcctccttttatacttgtcagTCAAAAAATGTATTAATTTTCTAACATGGACCGACACGAGGATGAGTTTCTCGCTCAATTTTTGAAATGGCCAAGGGGCCTAAAGCAaggccctaattgggaggaccaaggcatggcccCTTGGTCCTATTGGGGACCAAgacaccatgccctagtcctacccaatTTAGGGGCCAATACAAAGGGTTTAAATGAAGGATAAGGTCAATATGAAGTCAAATTTGCATGACATGAGTAGAATCATGTCCTCTGTAGGCCTAGGGCACAAAcgctaaggtgaggacccaaatatggtcaaaattgtaagggagtacaatttaggatgctacatttagccccaactttagcaagagtatgaggttaagcatactctcgataaagtacaaaggttcacattgaaataatttcatcaagatgctaaggaggtaagacacaccaagcccccagtggactttaggtatcttacgacttcaagatcaagataaaagggacatcataagaaagagaaagagaaccatgactacaagcccAGTAAGGTTCAtttaccatgagtcatgaaaaagaaatataccaaaattacaaagaaaaaggctaacTTCactaagtaacttgagtatcgagatATGCAAAGAGAGAAAGATTGACTGGAGTGTATGTCCCCACATTATTTAGCGATCGTGCATGCCTTATCGAGAGAATTTtttttaaggtagtatacattcatccGAAAAGAAAAGCACGTTATcgcaatgatatgcccccaagaaggatacaaatcaaaggataatgaacacaaaacacataagggttctaatt contains:
- the LOC131073271 gene encoding uncharacterized protein LOC131073271, producing the protein MSSSGDISESGWTMYLDNSSINKSTTHFYINHMSSMRASSITFPGNEEESSMVSDASSGRQLLPLPDKDQEQPTSASYPARMIGLHGERKDLDCVSSCSCTDRSAAKYKLKMVQHGEEDEYCSWLQDTASSSDHSAEKGVLEGEVNMEEKQHQKPPAESHVDHEPHFQCSKVGVTGKV